One stretch of Agelaius phoeniceus isolate bAgePho1 chromosome W unlocalized genomic scaffold, bAgePho1.hap1 SUPER_W_unloc_2, whole genome shotgun sequence DNA includes these proteins:
- the LOC143692575 gene encoding LOW QUALITY PROTEIN: uncharacterized protein LOC143692575 (The sequence of the model RefSeq protein was modified relative to this genomic sequence to represent the inferred CDS: deleted 1 base in 1 codon), producing MEEAILRCSEEERPTLSQEGGQSFSQSMELVGHGQLHNGEKPHKCLECGKSFRQSSTLISHQRIHTGEWPYECGECGKGFSCSSALIIHQRIHTGERPYECPQCQKRFQTSSSLLQHQQIHTDERPFHCPDCGRGFKRNSTLITHQRIHAGERERPYECPQCQTRFYTNSDLLLHERIHTDERPFCCPDCGMGFKRNSHLIRHQRIHTGEKPYKCGKCGMSFRQNSNLISHQKTHTRERPYECGECGKSFRLKSLLICHQRIHTGERPYNCGECGMTFSRKTQMIIHQMIHTGERPYQCPECGKRFHTSSQLRQHQRIHTDERPLLCPDCGKGFKHNSTLVTHRRIDTGERPYECPQCGKSFTHSSHLSRHQQRHQ from the exons atggaagaggccattttga ggtgctctgaggaggaaagacccaccctgagccaggaaggtggacagagcttcagccagagcatGGAGCTGGTgggccatgggcagcttcacaatggggagaagccccacaagtgcttggagtgtgggaagagcttcaggcagagcagcaccctgatcagccaccagaggatccacaccggggaatggccctacgagtgtggggagtgtgggaagggcttcagctgcagctctgccctcatcatccaccaacgc atccacactggggagaggccctacgagtgtccccagtgtcagaagaggtttcagaccagctccagtctcctccagcaccagcagattcacactgatgagaggcccttccactgccctgactgtgggaggggcttcaagcgcaactccaccctcatcacccaccagcgcatccacgctggggagagggagaggccctacgagtgtccccagtgtcagacgAGGTTTTACACCAACTCcgatctcctcctgcatgagcggattcacacggatgagaggcccttctgctgccctgactgtgggatgggcttcaagcgcaactcccacctcatcaggcaccagcggatccacaccggggagaagccctacaagtgtgggaaatgtgggatgagcttccgccagaactctaacctgatctcccaccagaagacccacaccagggaacgaccctatgaatgtggggaatgtgggaagagctttaggctgaagtctctcttgatctgccaccagaggatccacactggggaaaggccatacaactgtggggaatgtgggatgacctttagtaggaagacccaaatgatcatccaccaaatgatccacacaggggagaggccctaccagtgccccgagtgtgggaagaggtttcacaccagctctcagctccgCCAGCACCAGcgcattcacacggatgagaggcccctcctctgccccgactgcgggaagggcttcaagcacaactccaccctcgtcacccaccggcgcatcgacactggggagaggccctacgagtgtccccagtgtgggaagagcttcacccatagctctcacttgagcagacaccaacagaggcaccagtaa